The following nucleotide sequence is from Juglans microcarpa x Juglans regia isolate MS1-56 chromosome 6D, Jm3101_v1.0, whole genome shotgun sequence.
GTGAGTGCGGGGGCAGGATGGCCGGCTGCCCGCCCACTGGGGGTGGGTAGCAGGTCTAGTTGGGGATGGAATAGTTTGGCGCCTTTCCATGCTAGATACCAAGAGGAACTTAAAGAATAGATGAAAGCAACAGTTACATTGTTACGTTTTCATGACCAACTAAaactgcattaaaaaaaaaaaaaaaaacgtaacgTTTCCACCTAGGCTATGTAACATTGGTAGTCCTGAAAAATTCCGAAGTCTTTCATTAAGGTACCATTACCATACCAAATATCTTTCTATAATTCACCTTTCAGACCACTTTGAAATTCTAGCATTAATGAAACAGATTAAAGCCTTTTGCTGTTGCTTTCAAAAGACAAGCCCCACAGCTTCCTCGAAGCTCCTTAAGACACAATTTCTCTCCAAATAACTATGTTTCCACACTACAACCTCTCTAtcatcacaatatcattaaccAATCTCCAAAGCATTTCATTGAAAGTTTTGAGTCACAGAGAACAAGTCTTCCAGACAGTTGCCACTCTTCTTAGGCAAAGAAATGGAGCCTTAATGCGAAGAGAACCTTAAGTTGCCGAGAGTGTTACCcacccgtgggtagcccaagtggtaagggtgGACTGGTGTGCATGTGCCCCATGTCACAAGTTTGATTCCCCCTAAGATCAAACTACGATTTAAGTGGAAGACAATGACCATAAAAACACAAGAATTGCAGGCACTGACTTCTATGCTATCAAAAGCAAAGAACGCAAGCCTAAAGTATATAATCATCCCTAAGCCAATACACTGGGAGTTCTCAAACAATAATAGTGAGAACTAAACCCCaagggttggcccaagtggtgaaggccttggtcttggggtatcactcccttcaaggtccaaggttcaacacctcatgggtgcaaacaatcctttggggccacaccccttggtgaaaagccagcgatttaaccaatTCCAtatagggaaacttccgagagtgcggtgcacgggaccaGGATTTACTCTGCAGGGATGGGTCCGAAAGGgccctaaaataaaataaaaaatagtgagaactaattttttaaaaaaaaaaaaaagatacaaagtGCCATGCTTTTTAAGCTCACTTGATAAAGCTCCATAAAGAGCGCACTTCATGTGTTTTCTTATTTGTTCTTTGCTTTTGGCTTTTCGTAAGCAAAGCGCTTCAGCCTTGGCTATGTGCAATGCTATTACCAACACTGAATGCCAGTGACAACATCGAAGAATAAACATTCTTGCATTCTAAACGTGAGACCCAGAAATTCcccaaagagaaataaaaactgATTGTCTCTcaacaaatatatacaaattagaagaaaaaacaacAGGGAAATTGGTAACACAAATGAAAAACATAGCCAGATTATATAGAACACCACCAATAATACATAAAACTACCaataagtttttataaaaaaatgaccaGGACCATTTCTAATATTGATACAAATCTCATAAATACAGCCAAAACAAGACAAACAATGCCATACCCAGATGAAATTTCATCAACCTGGGCCACTTTCTACTAGAACCACAAACTCAATTCCCACCAAAATATGATGTTAATATTTAGCTGAGGCAAATATCTCATacaaagcttttctttttcctcttgattaagaaaaatgacgTACATAACCTAACCCAATATAAGAAAAGTCCCAAATTGACAGAAACAAACATAAATCTGACAttaaagaacaataaaaaaaaccaaatggaGGTATAAAtacgaaaattaaattttaaaaaatgactaatGGAAACTGAGAATGAGAGGTTTACCAATAGGAACAAGAGGGTTCCTGACGCGCTTCTTCtcctcaaaaaaattttccaagTTGGGCTCCGCAGTACCCATCTTCTACGTAGTATATTTAATatctatcaaattattttacaagcAAGTATTAGACCCAGAAAAACAAGCACAGAGATCGTCGAAGAGCAGGGAAACCAAATGCCCAATTGTTATATAGGCTATATAGAATAGCGCTGCAGGTGCGACTTGCGAGCGTTGGCTTTTTAAGTTTCTGAGCAATGGAGCGTCGGGatattttgaaggaaaattcTTGTATGTCTCCCTGCccattttactttttcttttttaatggtcaagaaattattactaataaatttatatttttttaaatatttaaaaatgtttacaaaaaggaaaaaaaaaaataccattacACTCTAGCCTCAAGGCACATTTGGCAggcattgaaaaaatatatatatatatatatatatacacactggGGAAGGTCCGGGTGTATTAATCCTGGGATGCActtgacataatgatttaaataaaaaaaataaaaaaatcaataatttatttatttgaaaaaagaaaatacaggttaaagaaagacaaaaaataagattaaaaaaaatctaaacttgaACAAAGTATCTAATTGCAGGGCTATTAAAggtcttttggtaaaatatgatccttcaataaattctacaagagagcTACACGTCAAAAGGTCAAGGGTTTTAAAAGCTTTTTGGTAAAACAAGATTTaacagaaaaacaagaaaagttaacagaaaaataataatagttactatttacagttagatagtcacttattataataaaatagatatatgtaaTTGTTCTAATTTGGAACGGTTGTAGGTCAGGTTGGATAGTCCTAACTCAGATTTTGGGGCTGTCCGGGTTAGGATTCGGCCCTTCACCCTATTACTAGTCCAATAGCGAAAACATACATATGcttttcgtttttctttttcgaGACAGATTATAATTGTGCAGTTGACGATGTTATATAGTAaacatttcattaatattttaatcatttctcacaaagattcaaactatttttttcaaattctacaATGAAGAATGGAGTTTGGGAGAGAGAGTTACACAAAGTGGACCGCATCATATTTGTTAAACATTTAATGTTGAGGTACTGACTTACATCAAGTATAGCGATTGTATTACATTATACGTAATGCACAGATGTTGCAGcgtaaaaaattagaaactccCTCGAGAGTACCCAGATGTAGTGATGGACTTACTTGGAATGATTGAGCTTTTACTGCCTTTTGCAGTGTCATTGAAGCAACTGTGATGGTTGAAGGTTTTCACGCTGTAGAATGGACACAACATAACCCCAAGAAGAGGAAAAGGGTAAAACCCTTGAAGATGGAAGGCTTACTACCACTCACGCAGAAGAGTCCTCTCTTGGAGAGGGAGGCAGATGAATAGAAAGCGGTTGAATCATCACTTGCTTTATCATCTTTAGAACATACTCAAGGCAATCTAGCCTTACAAGCTGATCtagtttatgttttttctttatctccCTTTTGGAATATGTTAATGTAGGTGGATTATAGCATGCAAAACATATGTCTCTCTATGATTTGGGTTCCCATCTCCTAGAATGAAGCACATATATCGTGGGATGGCTTGTAGGTTCTGTATATGGTGGTCAAGAATCCCTTGCTCTTCGTACTAGATAGGGTGATTTACTTAAGAGGGACCAAAGGTCTTTTAAGTAGGAAAGCAATTTGTGATTGCGATGACTACATCCAGAGAGCCATCTCCAAACCAAGGACAGCAGCATTTTGGGTTGTTCGTGCTTCACCAGTAAAGTGATCATCGGACGGACATTTGGTGGCTTATGCATGGGGGCTTGTGCATAGAGACTCCTGTTAACAAAATTAAGGGTGATATGTTCCACATGCCACTATCTACATGCTGAATTTACTTCAAATTTCCCCCTTGTGTAGTTGTTTGGTGCACAACCCGTCTCAAGCCATTCAAACATGCCACTGCTAGAGAAGATGTCTCATGGTAAGAAAAGGTTAGTAACTTggtattttactttttcttttcctctagaTAGGAGTTTCTGACAATTAAGATCCCATTCACATCTAGATATTCTACGGGAGctattacacaaaatatatgccTCATATATCGCTCCAAAatttatagaagaaaaaagaaaaaagaatcttAAGACCAACCTCAATTCTACAGCCTGTATGGTCTCCTCAATTACTTGCAAAGAGCAGAAAACTATCAATCACCGCTGAAGTACCTGCACCTCACTGCTCTCCAGAGACAGTCCCACATGGGGAAACAATGTCTAACAAACTACAAATATATGGCTAGCAAGTCCGGTCTCCAGAATGTGACATATTCTCTTCTTCAGAtgttttagaaaagaaaaacagaggcAAGGCAGTGCAGGCTAAGAAATCTATGATCAAACCTCACAACTTTAGATCATCCGATATGGCTGATGGTATGCAGTGTGTTGCAAGAATATCTAAAGTAGCTGCTTTGGCAGTCTTTGTCCGAAGGACCACTATCTGTACAGATGTAAAACTTATCAATAAAGAACCGTGATACTCATATGGGAATTTTGCACAGAAAGGGAACACGGGGAGCAAATTTTCTACACTGTTCATGTTTCCTTTCCATGTCAAAACCCCTTGgctcaatcattttttatgaataaataaagAGGGCAACCAGGCAAGGTGTGCGTTCAATGTGTATCGCACTCCAccagagagagaggaagaaccTGTTGATACTCTAAATCAAACTTCAAAAATTCATCTTCGCAGCTCTCTACCATGGTGGCCAAGCTCTTCAGATTCTTCACAGGCTTACCATTGAAAGCATGCACCTACACATTATACAATGAAACGGCTTGGTAATTAAAGTATCCACAGCAAAAATCAAGGGCACTACAAAAAGCTACTAATTCCAGACCTGGGTGTTAACAATGTCCTCATAGCCAATATTGATATCAGCGACAAGCACCTTCAACAAAACATATCATTAAAAGGTAAAGAACAAgaatggaaatatatatatatataagagagagagagagagagagagagactaccTGAGAAACAACAACAAGCTGCTCATCTGGTGATTGTGGCATTGAATGCAACAGTTTATCCAAAAGCTTCACTGGAGCTTCATATTCATAATCCTTTCCATACTGCAGAAAGAAGACGGTATTATAGGATACCATGCAAAATCTTTGCAAAGTCAAATATGACTGATAAATTTGTTAATAAGATGTTGGAGATCAAATAGAGTAGGCTGCCAAAGGCAAATTACTAAACACAAGCGGTTGATGACGAATTGAAGCAACCAATTGCATTTAATGTTTGGAACGAAAAACAATTTTCTTTGAATAAGAAACCACCAAGATATAGAGGATACACAGACCAGCACATGTGTACTATGAAAGACTAGGAGTAAACAATTGAACCTTTGTTGGATAAAAGTTCACGAGACCACCAGACAAAAACCACATCCTTTTGATAGTGCTTAAGGCCATTGTGATGGGTTGTAGGTTTTAAACATGATAGTCATAGACCCAGGCAtcaaagtagatttttttttatgaacaacATGTATGTAATTCCAAAATATGAAGAGAGTAGGAGAAATAGTATTGAGGCAACCCTCTCATTCCTCAGACTTTCAAAAACCAAAAGCTACCTCTTTTGATTACCAAAATACGATGATActaaggccctgtttggatgttgagatggtctcaacccatctcatctcaacaccCAAAcacacacttttcaatttcaaattttcaactttttttatctaatcaattttttttttttttgataagtaagaagtaagtttcattgatatgaatgaaagataggcatagcccaagtacacaaaagtaatcattgcctaatcattataacttttcaaaactttcaaacaaaacacaaaaaacgattcaactttttcaaatctcaaaacaaaataatattaaaaaattatattctaacaatattttaattttataattttttattcaactttttctctctcctttcccaaaatcctataaaacaatttaactcaaaacatttcactactattcccaaactatttcattactattgacagatttctcatctcatctcaacatccaaatgagaccttaggagttgtttggaagatgggaaggtttcatctcatctcatttacttcccaaacatcactcaaatgcaaacacttttcaatttcaatttttcaatttttcaattttttcatctaatcattacaattttcccaaacttctaaacaaaacacataaaacaattcaactttttcaaatcccaaaacaaaaattatatttaaaaattatattctaacaatattttaacttgataatatttttattcaaccttttccctctccttttccaaaaccccataaaacatcataactcaaaacaatttcattactattcacaaatcattttactactattcacagatttctcatatcatttcatttcccaAGCATCCCTTTAGTCTCCCACTATAATCAGACTTTACTAGTCATACAAGTTGTCCAGCCTCCACTATGCTAAAGTTCTTTGCAAGTCCAAAAGATTAGCCACAGCATCAAaacaacagagaaaaaaaactagaagcAACTATTATTATCGTCTATTTCAGACCCAGAAAACACATGAAAGCGGACAAGCCAGGGGGATTCCAAAGTTGAACAACAAACCTCAGAACGAAGGTATGGAACAGATACAGTCGTAAAAACAAATCCagcaataatataatatgaggGTGGTCTCCCTTTGATGTGTGCGGGAATGAGCCTTTTGTGAGTTGCAAGTTTGATGTCAAAGTCAAGAATCTCATAATTGCGAAGTACTTTAATGGCTGCATCATCCCCAGTGTACTTCTGGGAGACAAGGTAACTAAAGCCTATGCGCTCACCATGACGAAAAGGAACTGAAACATTCCAAAAGAATTAGAGTGAAGTGCCACATCAAAATTCAGGAACAATACAATTACAAAGACTAGATTAGTAGGACTTTTCACTTTTACATTTAAAACCCTAATGCAAAATTTGCATACGTAGTCAAGAAAAAGCTGTAATCAAGAAGTCCTGCTTGCCTGTTCCATCGTTGGCAATATCAACCCCATCAAAGCTGAGAATAATATCCGATGGTTCTAACACCTTAGATTCTGGGGCAGTTGGATCAATTCTTCTAATACGAACACCCTTCTGATCAGGTTTCATACCCATTGCTGTCCGCAAATCAGGGTTCTCCATCTTCTGCCACTCAACTCCAAGAATTGGAAATCCTGGCATATAAAGACAGAAATGTGAATCAAAGCAACAggaaggggggaaaaaaaaaaaaaagtagctgTGACTCAAAAAATCCCAGAAATGCAAGTATCCATGCAGAAATATCACAAGGTGGATCACACTTGAAGAAGTTAGTACCGCAACTTAACAACTCAAAGATGTAAATAACTACCTGTATAAGCTCCATTCTTCTCATAATCCTGGATGAAGTGCATGATGACTGGTGTGGGTATCACGTAACCTATATTCTCTGCATCTTCATGTTTAAGGGATTGAAATGCAATGCCCACACAATTTCCTTTATCATTAAAAGCAGGCCCACCAGAATTTCCAGAGTTTATAGCAGCATCTATCTGCAAAGACAATCATGAAAAAGTTATCAGGACAAATAGTCAATCGGCAAACTACATACACAACAAAATGCTACTGCAACATCATAACCTGCAAACCAAGAAGCTCAGTGGAACCATGGACATAAGATAGGATCTCTAATCGTGAAACAACGCCACTTGTGACAGAAATTGTGTCTCCCCCAATTGGGTAACCCACAACAGTAACGGCATCTTGAAGTGCAGGTAAATCCCCAAATTCTACTGGTGACACTCCTTGCCAAAATTCATTATCATCGACAGTGAGCATTGCTGCAGCGtcacataaaacaaaatttacgaTCAGTATAACTTGAGTCAATTAAGTACAATTCAAAAAGGCTACCAATATTTACTTCATGCAATAGTTAATACAACTTAGATGCCTCctacattgtgagacagcaagggttttgtggaatgaggtgttCGGTAGAGTAGAGCTGACTTGGGTTATGCCGGAGACTGCGGTGGCAGTGCTGGCCAGCTGGATAAATATAGGAGGCATGCAGTAGATTAAagcggtttggaagatgatccctatatgcatcatgttgtgtttgtggcaggagcgcaatgcgcggacgtttgaagacaaggagagatcaCTAGAGGAACTTATAGCTTTATTTTAC
It contains:
- the LOC121234018 gene encoding LOW QUALITY PROTEIN: protease Do-like 9 (The sequence of the model RefSeq protein was modified relative to this genomic sequence to represent the inferred CDS: deleted 2 bases in 1 codon), with product MKMIGESNKRKRGRKPRTPPTETLDLPSTTTAAAAADAAALDDVFSVSNVELIDPPTTSSNANAGAHRRGRPKKRPMPEKPQPLLSPAGRRATLRPFENGDFFDVAVGPMAVEGTPARVVPAMDAVVKVFCVHTEPNFSLPWQRKRQYSSSSSGFVIGGRRVLTNAHSVEHYTQVKLKKRGSDTKYLATVLAIGTECDIAMLTVDDNEFWQGVSPVEFGDLPALQDAVTVVGYPIGGDTISVTSGVVSRLEILSYVHGSTELLGLQIDAAINSGNSGGPAFNDKGNCVGIAFQSLKHEDAENIGYVIPTPVIMHFIQDYEKNGAYTGFPILGVEWQKMENPDLRTAMGMKPDQKGVRIRRIDPTAPESKVLEPSDIILSFDGVDIANDGTVPFRHGERIGFSYLVSQKYTGDDAAIKVLRNYEILDFDIKLATHKRLIPAHIKGRPPSYYIIAGFVFTTVSVPYLRSEYGKDYEYEAPVKLLDKLLHSMPQSPDEQLVVVSQVLVADINIGYEDIVNTQVHAFNGKPVKNLKSLATMVESCEDEFLKFDLEYQQIVVLRTKTAKAATLDILATHCIPSAISDDLKL